One genomic window of Centroberyx gerrardi isolate f3 chromosome 15, fCenGer3.hap1.cur.20231027, whole genome shotgun sequence includes the following:
- the LOC139918736 gene encoding leucine zipper putative tumor suppressor 2 homolog, translating into MALVQALPVSVTDHPNSSLDVQQCRPLSSHSPSGPCSGPCGPCGTGTAMGSVSSLISGRTYQERHCRAASEFTAKPRRSTPATSCFRLQDNTLRSGSSLEQLLVISNQTQPQVHVLPPPLPTKKQPRPGNSAGTGGGAIGTVAGAVGGGTNGNFGYVSDEVVVGDWNDNLVLAAASPCSDSEDQRDNRTLNGNIGGPPPKLIPVSGQLEKNMEKVLIRPTAFKPVVPKNRHSVQYLSPRPGGSSLSESQGSLNLLLPLGGSNSTNSTNVNGGSSSSSTEGKRNSYSGGRNARSSQSCSMSDSGRNSLSSLPTHSSTGYSLAPSEGSSSGSGSGGLGGQLEPGPGLGRTTTVANGSHGHSNSDSGRSSSSKSTGSGSLSGRGQPLSDSGSCGHSPPPVEGYEAVVRELEEKLRERDLELQQLRENLDENEAAICQVYEEKQRRCEREMEELRQSCSTKMKQASQKAQRAQQVLQLQVFQLQQEKKKLQEDFSSLLQDRETLERRCATIQREQTQLGPRLEETKWEVCQKSGEISLLKQQLKEIQSELSQKAGDIVVLKAQLREVRSELQASQARSQEAQVALRTRSLELEVCENELQRRKSEAELLREKVSRLEEESARLRDTLTNHSGNQCPGIKGQCMSLSLQQGRCMAGRGGPSPSVYRDGEETRLAWGGESDEAKAQRQNAETVLGLRQQVERLKAELMYERRTSEEQLSGFEEERRVWQEEKEKVIRYQKQLQQNYIQMYRRNRDLERVMRELSLELENRDVEDYEVHSGSNDIHFEEITATEI; encoded by the exons ATGGCTCTGGTTCAGGCCCTGCCTGTGTCCGTGACTGACCACCCCAATTCCAGCCTCGACGTCCAGCAGTGCCGGCCGCTCTCATCCCACTCCCCCTCAGGCCCCTGCTCCGGCCCCTGTGGGCCCTGTGGCACCGGGACAGCCATGGGTTCTGTCAGCAGTCTCATATCAGGCCGGACGTACCAGGAGAGACACTGCCGGGCCGCCAGCGAGTTCACCGCCAAGCCCCGCCGCTCCACGCCGGCCACCAGCTGCTTCAGGCTCCAGGATAACACCCTCCGCAGCGGGAGCTCCCTGGAGCAGCTGCTGGTTATCAGCAACCAGACGCAGCCCCAGGTCCATGTTCTGCCTCCGCCGCTGCCCACCAAGAAGCAGCCCCGGCCAGGTAACTCTGCCGGGACGGGCGGGGGAGCTATTGGAACTGTTGCCGGCGCCGTAGGCGGTGGAACTAATGGGAACTTTGGGTATGTGAGCGatgaggtggtggtgggagaCTGGAACGACAACCTGGTGCTGGCAGCTGCAAGCCCCTGCAGCGACTCCGAGGACCAGAGGGACAACAGAACTCTGAACGGAAACATTGGAGGGCCTCCTCCCAAACTTATCCCAGTGTCCGGACAGCTAGAGAAG AACATGGAGAAGGTGCTGATCCGTCCTACAGCGTTCAAACCTGTGGTTCCCAAGAATCGTCACTCTGTGCAGTACCTGTCTCCGCGGCCAGGGGGCAGCAGTCTTTCAGAGAGCCAGGGGAGCCTCAACCTCCTGCTGCCCCTCGGAGGATCCAACAGCACCAACAGCACTAACGTCAATGGAGGGAGCAGCAGTTCCAGCACTGAAGGGAAGCGCAACTCCTACAGCGGAGGTCGCAACGCTCGGAGCAGCCAGTCCTGCTCCATGTCAGATTCGGGCCGTAACTCCCTCTCCAGCCTCCCCACCCACAGCAGCACGGGCTACAGCCTGGCCCCCAGCGAGGGCTCCAGCTCCGGGTCTGGCTCCGGGGGCCTGGGGGGCCAGCTGGAGCCCGGGCCCGGCCTGGGCCGAACCACTACAGTGGCAAACGGGAGCCACGGTCACAGTAACTCGGACAGTGGACGTTCCTCGTCCAGCAAGAGCACGGGCTCGGGGTCGCTGAGCGGGCGCGGGCAGCCGCTGTCAGACAGCGGGTCCTGCGGGCACTCGCCACCGCCCGTGGAGGGCTACGAGGCGGTGGtgagggagctggaggagaagctgAGGGAAAGAGacctggagctgcagcagctccgGGAGAATCTGGATGAAAACGAGGCTGCTATCTGCCAG GTTTATGAGGAGAAGCAGCGTCGCtgtgagagggagatggaggagctgaggcagagctgctccacTAAGATGAAGCAGGCCTCCCAGAAGGCCCAGAGGGCACAGCaggtgctgcagctgcag gtatttcagctgcagcaggagaagaagaagctgcaggaggacttctcctctctgctgcaggacaGGGAGACGCTGGAGAGGAGGTGTGCCACCATCCAGAGGGAGCAGACCCAGCTGGGGCCGCGGCTGGAGGAGACCAagtgggag gTGTGTCAGAAGTCAGGAGAGATCTCCCTACTGAAGCAGCAGCTGAAGGAGATCCAGTCGGAGCTCAGTCAGAAGGCCGGAGACATTGTGGTGCTGAAGGCCCAGCTCCGGGAAGTCCGATCCGAGCTGCAGGCCAGCCAGGCTCGTTCCCAGGAGGCCCAGGTGGCCCTGCGGACCCGCTCTCTGGAGCTGGAAGTCTGCGAGAACGAGCTCCAGAGACGCAAGAGCGAAGCCGAGCTGCTCCGGGAGAAAGTGAGCCGCTTGGAGGAGGAGTCGGCCCGCCTGCGCGACactctgaccaatcacagcggGAATCAGTGCCCGGGCATCAAGGGCCAGTGTATGAGCCTGTCCCTCCAGCAGGGGAGATGCATGGCAGGAAGGGGCGGGCCCAGTCCCTCTGTGTACCGCGACGGGGAGGAGACTCGTCTGGCCTGGGGAGGGGAGAGCGACGAGGCCAAGGCACAGAGGCAGAATGCAGAGACAGTGCTGGGACTCAGGCAACAG GTGGAAAGGCTGAAGGCTGAGCTCATGTACGAGAGGCGGACGAGTGAGGAGCAGCTGTCAGGCttcgaggaggagaggagggtgtggcaagaggagaaggaaaag GTAATCCGCTACCAgaagcagctgcagcagaactACATCCAGATGTACCGTCGGAACCGGGACCTGGAGCGAGTGATGAGGGAGCTGAGTCTGGAGCTGGAGAACAGGGACGTGGAGGACTACGAGGTCCACAGCGGCAGCAACGACATCCACTTTGAGGAAATCACCGCCACTGAGATCTAA